In the Nerophis ophidion isolate RoL-2023_Sa linkage group LG01, RoL_Noph_v1.0, whole genome shotgun sequence genome, one interval contains:
- the LOC133549523 gene encoding zinc finger protein OZF-like: protein MDDYCYAKMATSCQRESERESAPPTENNLKSEDEDVQQLMGNPEEVSPQSGGSSTLKQETPQPPCIKKEEEELCITQEAECLLGREEADYTKFPLTVVSVKTEDDEEKPHVDNLLAPLSDSEAEDEVEEPLSSDTDCEGDMRTHTDNKHFECSTKKRGKTCLNCSVCAESFANKSNLNRHMRTHTGEKPFSSSVCGKSYSQNSNLTKHMRTHTGEKTFKCSVCGKRFSVKWYLTEHMRTHTGEKPFSCSVCGKPFSQNSNLTEHMRTHTGEKPFSCSICGKSFSQNSNLTKHMSTHTGEKTFKCSVCGVSFSQNSNLTKHKRTHTGEKPFDCSVCGKSFSVKNRLTEHMRTHTGEKPFKCSVCGKHFSQNSILIQHMRTHTGDKPFNCTVCAKGFSVKWYLTEHMRTHTGEKPFSCSVCGKSFSQNTNLTKHMRTHTGEKTFNCSVCGKTFSTKSNLTKHMRIHIGEKPFNCSICRENFSIKNRLTEHMRTHTGEKPFSCSVCCKRFTHKAAAVKHTRTHKGK from the coding sequence acgtccagcagctgatgggtaatccagaagaagtttcccctcagtcaggggggagctccactttgaagcaggagactccacaaccaccctgcattaaaaaggaagaggaggaactctgcatcactcaggaggcagagtgtcttctaggacgagaggaagctgattacaccaagtttccactgactgttgtctctgtgaagactgaagatgatgaagagaaaccacacgtagacaacctcttagctccactatcagatagtgaggctgaagacgaggttgaagaacctttgagcagcgatacagactgtgaaggtgatatgaggactcacactgacaacaaacactttgaatgctctacaaagaagAGAGGTAAAACATGTTTGAACTGCTCAGTTTGTGCTGAAAGTTTTGCTAACAAGAGCAATTTAAatcgacacatgagaacacacacaggtgaaaaaccattcagttcttcagtttgtggcaaaagctattctcaaaatagcaatttgactaaacacatgagaacacacacaggtgaaaaaacatttaagtgttcagtttgtggcaaaagattttctgttaagtggtatttgactgaacacatgagaacacacactggtgaaaaaccatttagttgttcagtttgtggcaaaccattttctcaaaatagcaatttgactgaacacatgagaacacacactggtgaaaaaccatttagttgttcaatttgtggcaaaagcttttctcaaaatagcaatttgactaaacacatgagtacacacacaggtgaaaaaacatttaaatgttcagtttgtggcgTAAGCTTTTCTCAAAACAGCAATTTGactaaacacaagagaacacacacaggtgaaaaaccatttgattgttcagtttgtggcaaaagcttttctgttAAGAACcgtttgactgaacacatgagaacacacacaggtgaaaaaccatttaagtGTTCAGTCTGTGGCAAACATTTTTCTCAAAATAGCATTTTGattcaacacatgagaacacacacaggtgataAACCATTCAATTGTACAGTTTGTGCCAAAGGATTTTCTGTTAAGTGGtatttgactgaacacatgagaacacacactggtgaaaaaccattcagttgttcagtttgtggcaaaagcttttctcaaaataccaatttgactaaacacatgagaacacacacaggtgaaaaaacatttaactgttcagtttgtggcaaaacaTTTTCTACTAAGAGCAATTTAAccaaacacatgagaatacacataggtgaaaaaccatttaactgTTCGATTTGTCGCGAAAACTTTTCTATTAAGAACcgtttgactgaacacatgagaacacacacaggtgaaaaaccatttagttgttcagtgtgctGTAAAAGGTTCACACATAAAGCAGCCGCAGTAaaacacacaagaacacacaagGGGAAATAA
- the LOC133552649 gene encoding zinc finger protein OZF-like: MDDYCYAKMATSCQREHSSKSPTEIKTEDEDVQQLMGNPEEVSPQSGGSSTLKQETPQPPCIKKEEEELCITQEGECLLGREEADYTKFPLTVVSVKTEDDEEKPQVDNQLAPLSDSEAEDEVEVTLSSDTDCEGDMRTHTDNKHSECSTKSRGKICLSCSFCAKRFTNKSLLTEHMKSHTGENPYNCSVCSKSFSVKCYLAQHLRTHTGEKPFICSVCGKSFSQNSHLTRHMRTHTGEKTFKCSVCGKCFSQNSFVTQHMRTHTGEKTFNCSVCGKSFSQNSNLTKHMTTHTGEKPFNCSVCGKSFSQNSSLTQHMRTHTGEKPFNCPVCDKNFSQNCRLTEHMRTHTGEKPFTCSICGENFTIKNRLIEHVRTHTGEKPFSCSVCNKSFSQKSHLTKHMRTHTGEKAFNCSVCDKNFSQNCRLTEHMRTHTGEKPFNCSISGENVSIKNRLTEHKRTHTHR; encoded by the exons atggacgactactgctatgctaagatggcgacgtcatgtcaaagagaacaTTCCAGCAAATCACCAACGGAGATAAAGACGGAAGATGAAG acgtccagcagctgatgggtaatccagaagaagtttcccctcagtcaggggggagctccactttgaagcaggagactccacaaccaccctgcattaaaaaggaagaggaggaactctgcatcactcaggagggagagtgtcttctaggacgagaggaagctgattacaccaagtttccactgactgttgtctctgtgaagactgaagatgatgaagagaaaccacaagtagacaaccaattagctccactatcagatagtgaggctgaagacgaggttgaagtaactttgagcagcgatacagactgtgaaggtgatatgaggactcacactgacaacaaacactctgaatgcTCTACAAAGTCGAGAGGTAAAATATGTTTGAGCTGCTCCTTTTGTGCTAAACGTTTTACTAACAAGAGCcttttgactgaacacatgaaatcacacacaggtgaaaatccatataattgttcagtttgttctAAAAGCTTTTCTGTTAAGTGCTATTTGGCTCAACacttgagaacacacacaggtgaaaaaccatttatttgttcagtttgtggcaaaagcttttctcaaaatagccatttgactcgacacatgagaacacacacaggtgaaaaaacatttaaatgttcagtttgtggcaaatgcttttctcaaaatagctttgtgactcaacacatgagaacacacacaggtgaaaaaacatttaattgttcagtttgtggcaaaagcttttctcaaaatagcaatttgactaaacacatgacaacacacacaggggaaaaaccatttaattgttcagtttgtggcaaaagcttttctcaaaatagctcgttgactcaacacatgagaacacatacaggtgaaaaaccatttaattgtcCAGTTTGTGACAAAAACTTTTCTCAAAATTGCcgtttgactgaacacatgagaacacacacaggagaaaaaccatttacTTGTTCGATTTGTGGTGAAAACTTCACTATTAAGAACCGTTTGATTgaacacgtgagaacacacacaggtgaaaaaccatttagttgttcagtttgcaacaaaagcttttctcaaaaaagCCATTTGactaaacacatgagaacacacacaggtgaaaaagcatttaattgttcagtttgtgacaAAAACTTTTCTCAAAATTGCcgtttgactgaacacatgagaacacacacaggcgaAAAACCATTTAACTGTTCGATTAGTGGGGAAAACGTTTCTATCAAGAACCGTTTGACtgaacacaagagaacacacacacacaggtga